The following is a genomic window from Armatimonadota bacterium.
CCGCCGCGCCGGTTCAGGTGACCACCGGCGACCCCGACGACGAGCAGCCCGCCTGGTCGCCCGATGGTCGGCGCATCGCCTATGTGTCCGGGAAGGCCGAGGAACGAGGGCTCTACACCATATCGGTCGAAGGCGGCTCGCCGTCGTTCGTGACGGCCCTCGGGAGCGATTTCCGCAGCGCGTGCCCCCACTGGTCGCCGGACGGATCGCGACTCGTCTTTACGCGTGACGAGAAGCTCTTCATCGTGGGAGCGGACGGCGGCAGCGCACGCGAGCTGACCGATGACGGCATGTACCCGTCGTGGTCGCCCGACGGAAGCCAGATCGCATTCTTCAGACAGAAGCAGGAATCAGCGCTCAGCCTCATCTCCCCGGGAGGCGGAGCGCCTCGTACGCTGGTCAACCACGTGGGCTTCTTCGGCGAGACCGCATGGTCGCCCGACGGGAAGTCCATCGCCTTCAAGGCGGACGAGGTTGACGGCGTCGAGGGGAGCCTGTGGGTCGTCACCGCCGCTGGGGGCGAGGCGAAGCCTCTGCGGTCGTACGGCGTGCCCCACGGGTATCTCGACTGGTCGGCGAGCCCGGTGCAGGTCGCAGCGGCACCGACTCCGGAAGAGGTAGTCGTCTCTGACGCCAGCCCACGTCCCTCCGGCGAACAGGCCTCTGGGACAGCGGCGACGACGCCGAAGCCCGCGCCGATGCGGCTTGCCATGGCGACCGAGGAATCGAGCAAGCAACCGCCGAAGCCCGCGTCGGTCAAGCCGTCTCCGCAAGTGACGGCGTCAGTGAAGGCGAGCCCCAAGCCGGCGGCATCGGTGACGCCGACGTCGCCGCCGCCGGAGCCCGTGCAGTCGGCGTCCGCGTCCGAGGAACCGGCCAAGCCCGTCGAGGCGCTGGCGCAGCAGCCACCCGTGCGGATACTTTCGCCTGCCGACAATGCGACGGTACGCGGCCTGACCAAGGTGACGGTCAGCAAAGACTCGCCGGGCGGCTATGTCGGCTTCTTCGTGGACGGCACGTTCGCCAAGGCGACCGTAGCGCCCTTCGAGATGGAGTGGGACACGCGGCCGAGCGGGGATGGGCCCCATACGATTCAGGTGACGGCATACGGCGAAGCGGGCCGTATCGAGGGCACGGCTGAAGCGCGGGTAGAGGTCCGGAATGCGATTAGCGCTGACACGCTGCCCGAAGAGGGAGTGGCACTGCGCTATCGCTACAAGGAAAAGGAGAAGTGGGATTACGGGATCCGCGTCACGGCTCAGGCGGGCGCCAAAGGAGAGGTCCCAATGGCTGCCGTGGCCGCTCAGGCCGGGACGCTGGATGCTCTCATCACACAGCGTGTGGAGTCGGTAGGCGAGGCCCCGCAACAGGAATCGGGGCGCCCGGGAACGCCGGGGGCTGCCCCGCCCGGCGCGGCGGGGCCCCCGGCCGGCGGGGAGCCGGCCGAGATGGAAACGATAGCGACCATCATCACGCAAGTCAGGACTGGGAGATTGGACGCCCCAGGCACCGGAGGACGGTTGCCACAAGTGGGGCAGGCTGGGCGGTCGAGGCAGAACTTGGAGGGCGAGCTGACGCCCCTGGCGGGAGGAGGGAGCCAGCCGATCGCGCTGGGGAATCTGTCCATCGTGTTCCCGGAGGAACCGATCAAGATAGGTGACAAGTGGACCGCGCCGATGACCGTGCTGCCGCTGCTGCGGTCGAACGCGGTGGCGCGCGTGACCGCAGAGCACACCGCCGAGGCGCTGCAGTGGGAGCAGGGGCTGGAAACCATCCGCATCGTCTCCACCTTCAAGGTGGGATCGCTTCCGGTCGGACTCGCTGGCATGTCCATGCTCAACGTTACGGGCACGCGGACAACGTGGTTCGCGTACAAGGAGCATCAGGTCCTGCGGATAGAAGACACGGTTCAAGGCGTTTTCAATCAGAAGGCAGCGCTTGCGGCGGCGCAGACGGCCGCAGCGCCGGCGACGCGCACGACCGGTGCCGGACAGGTGGGGCGGCGCACCGCAGGCCCGGGCACTGCACGAACCGCCCGGCCGTCAGGAGGGTTGGCGCTGCGCCTCGGAGGGGGACGCGACAGGCAGCCCGCTGGGACCCGGCCGAGCCCCGCGACCCGCCCCCGCGGAGCGGTTGGGCCGGGCGCTCTGCAACTGCGCCTCGGCGGTGCCCGGGGTGGCCGACAGGCGCCTCGCACAACCACGCGGCGGCAGCCCGCTGCGACGGCGCGCACAAGCCAAGGCGCCGTTGCCGCTGCCACCGCTGCACAGCCGGCGGCGAAGCCGCCGACCCCGACGCTTCGCTACACGCTGACGTTGGCTGCGGCGCGCCAGAAGTAAAGCGCTGGGGTGAGAGCGGCGCGAGCGATGCTGGCTCACTCGGCCTAGCGCGCCGCTAGGCGCAGCTCGCCGTACCCATTGCCCACGTCCTGGGCAGTGATGACGACGCGCAGGAGACCGCGTTCGCTTCGCGTCTCGACGCTTCGAGCCGCCTCGCCTTCCCTCTGCCACAGCGCGCGCGTGCCCTCCTCGACAGGCAGAGAGATCTCGACGGTGCCCGTCGCCTCGATTCGATAGCGCCCGTGGGCAGTGCGCTCAACGTGGGCGGTGGGCTTGACCTCCACGGCGTCGCCGACCCCGAAATCGAACAGCCGCACGAAGGTCCTGCCGTCACCATCGGCATCGGTCGGCCTGGCGTCGGAGTTGTCGAAAGTAATGCGAGCGGCCTCGATGCCAGTAACCCGCCCGAGTCGCCGTCCCTCCTCGTCGAGGGCCGTCATCCCGTCGTAGAAGTCGAGGCCGGCAAGGTGAAGGTGGTTCGGCGTATTCACCCAGCCCGGACCGCTCTCCGATACCAGGAGGAGTGCTGTCTGCGGATCCAAGTCCTCCAGGCGCAGGATCACCGTGCCGTCGCCAGCCGCAGTGGCATCCACGATGCCCCACGCCGTTGAGCGCCCGCCGCCGCCGAAGACCACGGTGCTGCCGGCCAATGCCGGCAAAGATGCACCGCAGGCGCTTGGCCTCATCGTCACGGTCCGCGCCTCGTAATCAGCAGCGATAACGCGTCCCCGCAGTCCCTCCGAAAGGGTGAATCGCAGGTCGCCGATGCCTATATGTCCGGGGCCGCAGAGAAAGGCGCGGTTGATCCGGTTGGCGGAGTGCGAAATGAGGCCAAAGCTGCCGGCGAACGTGAAGCCTCCCTCCGCCTCCAAGCTGCCGCCGCGCGGACAGCTTCCGATGTAGTCATCTCCGTCGGCGGTCTGGACGCGCGCCGCGAAAGACAGCGGATCGGCGTTCCTGACGGGCAGGCTGCGCGCGCTGATCGCCGGAGGGCGCTCGCGGTATGGTTCGAATAGGGAGGCGAATACGCTCGTCAGCGGCTCGCGGGCGGACTCACTGCCGACCTCTTGTCGACGGCACAGGACATACTTGAGCTGGTCGGGATTGCCGGGCCGGAACGGCGGGGTCCCGTCGCACACGAAGACCTGCTGCGACTGCTGCGGAAGCCATGTGATCCGGAGATGGCCGGCGTCCTCGGGCAGGGTCCACAGCGCGCTCCACGGGTTCTCAGCTTCGCCTCGCTGTACGTTGGTCAGGAAACTGAACCCGCTTCCCGCATAACCGTAGAACGGGCCGTCGTAATCGAGGGCGCTGCGCTCGGGATCATCGTAGAAGTTGGCGAATGGCACCTCCGGCCCGGCGAGCGTTCCTGCGGTCTGCGGCGGGGACAGGTCGAGGCCGGTCGCCTCGAACTCGCCGTCCGGCCCGTGGAGCGAATAGTCATGCTGTGTGCCGCCGACGACGCGGAAGATGTCGAGAGCGTAGGGGCCCGCGGGATTATCAACGAGCGCGACGGTGCGGCGATACATCTCCACCTCTTCGCGATAGGCGTCGGGCGCGTCCACCTCGACGAGCTGCACAGTAGCGGACGACGCGAAAGCGACGATCTCGCCGCAGTCGCCGGTCGTCTGCCCCTTGGCGTTCACGACCACCGTGTTGTGGCTCACCGTGTTGCGCGACCAGCCAGGCGGCTCGGGGTCATCCGCCGCGAACTGCGGGTAGCCGAGATCGGGCATGAGCTTGCGCCCGAGCGCGAACAGCTCGATGTTGAGGCGATCGGCGTGGCCGTGGCCGACACCGGTGCCGTAGAACAGCGAGATATCGGCGGGGTGCTCCAGGTCGCGGCCGCGCAGCAGCGCGAGGCCGTAACCCCCGAGATTCTCCGAATCGCGGGGGAAAGCTGGCGGCGGCATCTCGGCCGACGCAGCGGGCTCGTCGAAGATATCCTCATACGTCGCGAAGCCCGGCGCAGTGACCGGCTTCACGCCCGGGAGCGCGTCGAATACATCCGGCCCGTACTCGCGAATCGCGATGCGGGTCATCCACGCGGGAATCGTGACCGAGCCCGCGGTGACACTGCTCGAGTCGCCGATGGCAGGAGTGAAGCCGCCGTGGACGATCATGCGCGGCGGGCCGAGGTAGAGCTGGCGCATGCGCGGCTCGCGGTACAGGTCAACCCCGGCGCCGCGCAGCACCTCCGCGATGCGCGTCAGCGTATTGGCCCAGATGAAGCAGTACCCCGGCGCGGTCTCATGCACCGACAGCCCGTCGCGTGAGAGCAAGTTGACCAGCGCGTAGCGAATGCCTTCGTATTGCATGCCCCGGCCCGTCGTGTGCAGGAGGAAGTCCACGACATCCCCGAGATCCTTCTCGCCTACCATCGCAGCAGTCAGCAGCGTCTCTTGGTGCATCCCGTAGTTGCCGCGGATCGTGGCGTCGTATACACCTTTGACCACTTCATCCACTACGTTGCGCTCGATGTTGGCGCGTATGTCGGCGCCGGACTTGCCCAGGAAACGCTGCGCGGCGCCCGCTTCGTCAATTGCATCGTACACGTTGTCGTACGCCTCGGCCAGCGTTGCCCCGGTGTACGTCTCCCAGATCAGGTTCAGGATCTTGCCGGTGTACGACGGAGAGAACTCCTGCGCGTAACGGGACTGCTTGTTATAGTCCATCGCCGGGTAAACTTCCGCGATGCGGTCGAGCAGAATGATCGCCTGCTGCGCGTAGTGCGGATCGCCGGTCAGCAGGTAGGCGCGGGACAGGTTCAGGGTCATCGGCAGAACATGCCATCGCCACGCCCAGTGATTGTAGTACGCGACGAACCAGTACTTCTTCTCTTCGCCGGGCTTGTGCCAGCCCCAGCCGTCGTCGGGGTAGTCGCCCGTCAGCAGCGACCGGTCGGTCATGCCGGAATCGAGGAACGCCCGGAAGTCGTTGGATGGGTACTCCTCGCCCCCGACCGGACACTTGACCTTGAACGGGCGGTCGAGGTCTATCGAGAAGGAGTAGTTACCGTGCTTGAACGCGTCGCGCCCATGGATGGGGCAGCCGGAGAAGCTGATGTTGAAAGCCCGCGGCGCCTCCGGCGGCGTGACGAGGCCGGCGACCCATTCGTCGCTGCGACCGCGCCATGCATCGGCCGCTTTGACAATGGAATCGGCAATCGCCTGCGCCCCCGGGTATTCGGCGATGTTGCGGCGGGCGCGGGCGATCTCTGCGCCTGTGTGCAGCGCGCGGCGGGTCTTGACTGAGCGCATAGGTGCCTCCTCGGGGACGGCGGGCATCGCGAACGCGATCGCGAGGGCAAGGGTGAGCGAGGGGGTGATGCAATTCACAGCGATCCTCCGCGAGGTGATTCGGCATGCGCCGGGGCCCGCCCTGCCGAGGCTGTCTGGAGGATGAATCCACTCCACAGCGAAGTTAGAGCCCAAGCCATGAATGGCGAGAAGCCTTGGCGAGATCCTGCGCTTCGTTTGGCACAGCATCTCGGCTGACGACACGGGAGGGTCACGCATGACCTCGCGGGAACGCCTGCTGGCGCTGCTTCAGGGCAGGCCGGTTGATCGCTGCGGCGTGTGCACCTACACCCACGACGGGCTCAACAACTCCCGCCTGAGAGAGGAGCCGAGTTGTGCGGAGATGATGCCGGTCATCGACGCGGAAACAGAGATCTTCCTCGGCTGGGGGCCCAAGGTTGAGCCCAACGTATTCCTGTCCACATCACCCGACATCTCCATCTCCGAGGAGGAGCACCCCGAAGACGACCACGTCGTGATTCGCTCCACGCTCCACACGCCGAAGGATGATCTGCATTCCCTGTGCGTGAGGCACGACGGCGTCGCGACGACGTGGAAAGTGGAGCACTATCTCAAGACCGACGAAGACGTCGAGCGGTTCCTCTCCATGCCGTACGTTCGCCCGCGCGTTGAAGACAATGATTTCGCTGGGGCCCTGGCGCGCGTTGGCGAGCGGGGGCTGGTCGAAATCGGGATGGCCGACCCGATCTGCTACGTTGCGGACCTCTTCGAATTCGGCGACTGGACGATAAGAGCGTGGCAGGACCGCAAGACGATCCGCCGGTTGCTCGACGCGATAGCGCCTCGCGTGTACGATTGGCTCGACGGCGTGCTCGCGCTGGGTATCAGCGGCACGGTGTTCAGGCTGTGTGGCCCGGAATACGCGAGCGAGCCGTACGTGAGCCCTGCGCTGTTCCGCGAGTTCGTGACCGAGTATGATCTGCCCATCGCGCGCAAGATGCATGACGCCGGATGCTACCTGCGCCTGCACAGCCATGGGCGGCTCGGCAACGTGCTCGACCACATCATGGAACTGGAGCCGGATATTCTCGAGCCCGTCGAAGGACCGCCGAGCGGAGACATCACCATCGGCGAAGTGGCGCGGCGCGTGGGGCGCGACTGCGTGCTCATGGGCAACCTCGAGCCGCGCGAGTTGGAGTTCGCCGATGCCGAGGTGGTTGACGCGCTCGTGCGTGAGATCATGGCATCGGTGGCCGGTCATTCGCCGTTGATCGTCGCTCCGACCGATATGCCGATCGCCTTCCCGCTGTCGCCTGTCTACGCGCGCAACATCCGACGCTACGTCGAGGTGGTGTTGGAAGAGGCGGGCGAGTATAATTGAGGATAAGCTCGGCGCGAGTCGAGTCACGCCGCGTGCTGCTTGCGGAGAGCTGACGGCTCGGGCCCGAGGGGAACCGCGACGCAGCAGACAAGGAACGCAATGAGTGGCGGCTGTGCTGCGAGGAGACGGACGCGCGAGTGGCGTGTGGAACGCGTGGTGGCTCCGGGGCGAGGGTACCACGCCGCGCTGACGCTCGTATCCGACGGTACGGAGCAGGCGTTGGTCAAGGACTACTCGGGCAGCGGGCCCTTGTTCCGCTTGGTCGCGGCGCCGTGGCTTGCGGCGCGGGAGGCGCGAATATACCGGCGATTGGCGGGCACCCGCGGGGTGCCGCGCTCCTACGGCCGGTGGGGGCGCACCGGGGTGCTGCTCGAATACGTCGACGGGCGCAACTGCCAGGAAGTCGCGCAAGGCGAAGTCGGCTCGTGTTTCTTCGACCGCCTGCGCGAGGTGGTGAGCGCGATCCACGGGCGCGGCGTGGCGCACTGCGACCTCAAGACGGCAGACAATATCGTGGTGACGCCCACGGGCGAACCGATCATCGTGGATTTCGCGCAAGCCATCAGACGTCCAGCGCGATGGAATCTTCTGGCGCAGGCGATCTATCAGCGCTTCGAGCGCGACGATTGGCTGGCACTCTCGAAGCTCAAGGCACGGCTGGCGCCGGGACTGTTGACCGAAGTGGAGATTCGCGCGCTGCGGTGGCGCAGCCCGGCTGAGCGGTTCGTCCGCGCGGTACGTGACCGCCTGCGGGCGCTGTCCCAGTGGGCGTTCGAGGCGGACGCGCGCGTCTCGCGCGCGCAGGAGAGAACTCGCGAGCGCGGCGCGTCGGCGCGAGTGCTGGCGCGGAAATAGAGATCGCTGTCTGAGGTCATTCCCTATGCCGAGATGCGTCAGATGCGGCACCGAGAATCCTGACGGCCGCTCGCTGTGTTCCCAGTGCGGGGACGATCTGGCCGCTCAAGCGCAGATCGAGGACGACGACACGCTGATCATGCGCCTCGTTACCGGGGAAACGGCACGCCCACGGGAGCAGGCGGCGCGCGCGTACCTGTGGCTCCTCGACCCGACCGGGGAGCAGGTCGAGCGTGCCGCGGAGATCTCAGACGATGAATCGGTGATCATCGGACGGCGGGCGGATTGTACGGTGGTCCTGCCCTCTAACACGGTCTCGCGGCGCCACGCGCGCATCTGGCGTGACGGCGACGACTACCTTCTCGCCGATCTCGGAAGCACCAATGGGACGCTGCTCAACGGCGAGCCCGCCATCGGCGCGGAGCGACTGAACGACCGCGACGAGATCGCAGTGGGCATCTACAAGTTGATATTCCGCAAGACCTGATGCGACAAGGTCGTTGCGTTACCGGAGAGTCCCAGGCCGGGCCGATCATGCCCGAGGGCTGCATTGCGGAAGAGCTTCGGGCCCTGCGATGACAGCCGAAACTCCATAATTGCGTCACACGACCTATGCTCTATCCTGCGGCGGCTTTCGCTATCGCTTTCGTCGTGACCCTCGGCGGCACAGCGCTGCTGCGCCGCCGGCTCGGGGCATTCGTCTCGCGCGAGGCCAAGCCGGGCAAGGAGAGGATTCACCGGCTGTTCCCCAAGCCGCGCAAGCCCCTCGGGGGCGGCGTCGGCATGATGGCGGCCTTCGCCGCCGGTACCCTGGTCGCGGCGTGGCTGCGCGGCGATCCGCCCCGGATGATTGAAGCCGCCCTCGTCATCGTCGCAGGTGCTTGGCTGTTCGCCGCCATCGGCATCGGCGATGACCTGCGCAAGGCGCGCGGGGCGGGCATGTCGGAGCGGAGCAAGTTGCTGCTGCAGATTGCGGCGGGGCTCGCGCTCGGCCTCTACCTCAAGCTGCGCGTGATGGGCGCGGGCGACGTGTACGTCCCGCTCGTCCGCTACACGCTTCACACCGGATGGCTCTATGTCCCGTTCGCGGCGCTGGTGATTATCGCGACGGCCAACGGCGTCAACCTGGCGGACGGCGTGGACGGGCTCGCGGCGGGCAGTGTCGCGATCGCGGGGTTCGCTTACTTCGTCATCGGGTCGTTCTGGAACCCGCAGGTGATGGTCGCGGCCCCGGCGTTGACGGGGGCGTGCCTCGGCTTCCTGGTGCTGAATTACCCGCCGGCGCGCGTGCTCATGGGCGACACGGGTGCGTTGGGCCTCGGCGCCGCGCTGGCCATGATGGCGCTGCTCTCGATGGGCGAGTGGGCGCTGGTGCTCATCGGCGGCGTGTTCGTAATTGACGCGATGTCTGTCATCCTCCAAACCGGAGCGATACGCCTGGTGCGCGGGCCGGTGCAACTCCTGCGCCACCGCACGACGGAGGCCTGGCGGCCGTTCCTGTGCACGCCGCTGCACCATCATTTTCAGTGGTTGGGCTGGCGCGAGCCGCGCATCCTTGCGTTGTTCTGGAGCGTCGGCTTGCTGCTCGTCCTGCTCGGGTTTGCCGACTACGCGCTGCGCGTGGATTGGCCATGGCTCGTCGGGCTGGGGGTGATGGCCGCCTTCCTGGCCGGGGCGGCGTGGCAGAAGGTGGCGCGCGCCAACTTCTTCCTCGGGCTCATGCCGTCGCAGGAAGGGGAGGACCTGCTCGCGCTGTTCCGCGGCATACCCGTGCGCCTGCTCGGCCGTAGGCTGTATCAGCCCTGCAAGGTGACGCCGATACCCGAGAGCGCGGTCGAGTCGGTGGCGGAGGAGAATCTGTGGCGGCCGATGGGGGAGGTCGAGGCGGAGATCATCCTCGGCAAAGTCTACTGCGATCATAAGCTTTACGACCAGGCGATTGGGGAGTGGGAGCAGGTGCCGGTGCGCAACTTGATGCTGCGCGAGGACGTCGTGCTGCGCCTGGCGCGGATCTACTACGCGCGCAATCGGATTCTCGACGCCGTGCGGCTGTGGGAGAGGCTGCCGTCGGCGCGACAGGACAACGGCGAAGGTCTGGGCTCGGTCGTGGCACGCGCCAAGGCCCGCCTCGCCGACCTCGCAGGCAAGTCCTATCGCCAGGCGATGCGCTCCGGTGTCCGCGCCGAACTGGCACAGGCGCGCCGACTCAACCAGGACCTGCTCGAACTCCTGGTTTACGAGCGGGAGAAGCTGGAGGCTCCTGGGGCAGGCGCCCAGGTGCCGCAGGCGACGCACGAGCGCGGCCTCTTCCGACGGATGGAGCGGGCGGTGCTGCGGCGCATCGGCGACCTCGACCAGCGACTGGAAACCCCGGCGCCCGCCGTGCGCGCCGTGCCGGCGGCCGCACTCGACGAGCAGACCGAGGCTGTCGCGCGTCGTCTCGGGATCAGCACACAGGAACTCGTCGAGGCCTTCGCCGCCTGTCCCTACGGAGTCCCTCGCCTGCGATGGTGCGAGGCGGTGGCCGGAGCGTCGCGCAACGAAATCTACCGCATGGAGGCGGAGTGGGCCGGCCCGGAGACCATGATCGCGAAGCGCTATGACCCGGCGCGCATTCAGTTCTTTTCGGCGTGCTACCGGCGGGAGGCCGAGGTCGTGCGCTTACTCCATCAGTACGCGGTCAGCGTGCCGGAGTTCTACGGAGGAGTGGATAACGAGAAGCGTGCGGTGGGGTTCTTCGAGGATCTCGGTGCGGTGACCCTCGCCGGGCGCCTACGCGAGAACAAGCGCGAGGCGCGAGCACGACTGCTGGAGGAGGCGGTCAGAGCGGTCGCGCGGATGCACGCCGTGGCGCGGCGCAACCTGCCGCGGCTTCGCGAGGAGATCCTGCGCATCGACAAGGAAGCATTGAGCGAGCGGTATTACATGGACGCGTTCCGCATCGCGCTCGAACGGCTCGTGGAGACCGCTGGCGCGGAGCTGTCCGCCGATGAGCGGCGGATTGTGGAGGGCCAACTGAGCGAAGTGGCGGCGACCCTCGCGACTCAGCCCAAGACATTCATCCACTTCGAGCTCACGCCGCATCATCTGGCGGTTCGCGGCGATGACTTCGTGGCGTTCGACTTCGAGCAGGCGACGCTCGGCCCGCCCGAGTTCGACCTCGTGACGCTGCTGCGCTCCCCGGACAGCGACTTGCAGGATTCGGAAATCGAGCGCCTGCTCGAACGCTATCGGCTGTGCATGACGGAGTCGGATCCCGATCCCCTGCCTCCTCGCGCGCCCGCAGCCGCAGACTACGCGGCATTGTTCAAGGGACTGTTCTACGCCGGGGCCGCGGCGAATTTCTGGCGCAAATTCGACGACGAGGCGTGGCTGACTCGCTTGCGCTGGTACCTCAAGGACTGGCAGGCCGTGGCGGCGCGCTACCCCGGGCTGGCGGAAGTGGGGCACATGCTGCGCTCCCGCTTCGGGCGCATGCCGCGCGCTTCGGGGCAGGGCAACGGCACAGGTGGCGGAGCGACCTAGCCGGCGCTGCCTCGGGCCCCAATGGCGCGCCTGCGAACCGGGACCCCCTCGGGAAGCGTTCGAGGCGTTCCCGTCTCGGCGCGGGTTCAGCATATGGAGGAGCACCCCACAGATGAGCGACGACGAGGTGGGCCGCTGCTGGGACGAGAACGCGGAGGTGTGGGCGCGGCACGTCCGCGCCGGCTACGATCACTACCGCGATCTCTACAACAACCCGGCGTTCTTCGAGTTCGTCGGTGACCTGGCGGGCCGGATGGTTCTTGACGCCGGCTGCGGCGAGGGCTACAACACCCGGCTCCTGGCGCGCCAGGGCGCGACGATGACCGGCGCGGATATCTCGACGAAGATGATCGAGTTGGCCCGCGCGGAGGAGCAGCGCGAGCCGCTGGGGATACGGTATGAGGCCGCTTCGATCAGCGACCTGTCGCTGTTCGCCGACGCGACCTTCGACGCTGTGGTCTCCACAATGGCGCTGATGGACTGCGCCGATTACGAGGGCACGATTCGCGAGTTCCAGCGCGTTCTGCGACCG
Proteins encoded in this region:
- a CDS encoding PD40 domain-containing protein, with product MLARARLCRVAVTALVAMWLLAQMCGADRIAYQGRLVMGSRGIVVMSGNGDNPVELPHPSASDRITPALSPDGTMLAYAAMADDAYKIWIVRLGDNNSPAAAPVQVTTGDPDDEQPAWSPDGRRIAYVSGKAEERGLYTISVEGGSPSFVTALGSDFRSACPHWSPDGSRLVFTRDEKLFIVGADGGSARELTDDGMYPSWSPDGSQIAFFRQKQESALSLISPGGGAPRTLVNHVGFFGETAWSPDGKSIAFKADEVDGVEGSLWVVTAAGGEAKPLRSYGVPHGYLDWSASPVQVAAAPTPEEVVVSDASPRPSGEQASGTAATTPKPAPMRLAMATEESSKQPPKPASVKPSPQVTASVKASPKPAASVTPTSPPPEPVQSASASEEPAKPVEALAQQPPVRILSPADNATVRGLTKVTVSKDSPGGYVGFFVDGTFAKATVAPFEMEWDTRPSGDGPHTIQVTAYGEAGRIEGTAEARVEVRNAISADTLPEEGVALRYRYKEKEKWDYGIRVTAQAGAKGEVPMAAVAAQAGTLDALITQRVESVGEAPQQESGRPGTPGAAPPGAAGPPAGGEPAEMETIATIITQVRTGRLDAPGTGGRLPQVGQAGRSRQNLEGELTPLAGGGSQPIALGNLSIVFPEEPIKIGDKWTAPMTVLPLLRSNAVARVTAEHTAEALQWEQGLETIRIVSTFKVGSLPVGLAGMSMLNVTGTRTTWFAYKEHQVLRIEDTVQGVFNQKAALAAAQTAAAPATRTTGAGQVGRRTAGPGTARTARPSGGLALRLGGGRDRQPAGTRPSPATRPRGAVGPGALQLRLGGARGGRQAPRTTTRRQPAATARTSQGAVAAATAAQPAAKPPTPTLRYTLTLAAARQK
- a CDS encoding heparinase II/III family protein, with the translated sequence MRSVKTRRALHTGAEIARARRNIAEYPGAQAIADSIVKAADAWRGRSDEWVAGLVTPPEAPRAFNISFSGCPIHGRDAFKHGNYSFSIDLDRPFKVKCPVGGEEYPSNDFRAFLDSGMTDRSLLTGDYPDDGWGWHKPGEEKKYWFVAYYNHWAWRWHVLPMTLNLSRAYLLTGDPHYAQQAIILLDRIAEVYPAMDYNKQSRYAQEFSPSYTGKILNLIWETYTGATLAEAYDNVYDAIDEAGAAQRFLGKSGADIRANIERNVVDEVVKGVYDATIRGNYGMHQETLLTAAMVGEKDLGDVVDFLLHTTGRGMQYEGIRYALVNLLSRDGLSVHETAPGYCFIWANTLTRIAEVLRGAGVDLYREPRMRQLYLGPPRMIVHGGFTPAIGDSSSVTAGSVTIPAWMTRIAIREYGPDVFDALPGVKPVTAPGFATYEDIFDEPAASAEMPPPAFPRDSENLGGYGLALLRGRDLEHPADISLFYGTGVGHGHADRLNIELFALGRKLMPDLGYPQFAADDPEPPGWSRNTVSHNTVVVNAKGQTTGDCGEIVAFASSATVQLVEVDAPDAYREEVEMYRRTVALVDNPAGPYALDIFRVVGGTQHDYSLHGPDGEFEATGLDLSPPQTAGTLAGPEVPFANFYDDPERSALDYDGPFYGYAGSGFSFLTNVQRGEAENPWSALWTLPEDAGHLRITWLPQQSQQVFVCDGTPPFRPGNPDQLKYVLCRRQEVGSESAREPLTSVFASLFEPYRERPPAISARSLPVRNADPLSFAARVQTADGDDYIGSCPRGGSLEAEGGFTFAGSFGLISHSANRINRAFLCGPGHIGIGDLRFTLSEGLRGRVIAADYEARTVTMRPSACGASLPALAGSTVVFGGGGRSTAWGIVDATAAGDGTVILRLEDLDPQTALLLVSESGPGWVNTPNHLHLAGLDFYDGMTALDEEGRRLGRVTGIEAARITFDNSDARPTDADGDGRTFVRLFDFGVGDAVEVKPTAHVERTAHGRYRIEATGTVEISLPVEEGTRALWQREGEAARSVETRSERGLLRVVITAQDVGNGYGELRLAAR
- a CDS encoding FHA domain-containing protein, yielding MPRCVRCGTENPDGRSLCSQCGDDLAAQAQIEDDDTLIMRLVTGETARPREQAARAYLWLLDPTGEQVERAAEISDDESVIIGRRADCTVVLPSNTVSRRHARIWRDGDDYLLADLGSTNGTLLNGEPAIGAERLNDRDEIAVGIYKLIFRKT
- a CDS encoding phosphotransferase; the protein is MLYPAAAFAIAFVVTLGGTALLRRRLGAFVSREAKPGKERIHRLFPKPRKPLGGGVGMMAAFAAGTLVAAWLRGDPPRMIEAALVIVAGAWLFAAIGIGDDLRKARGAGMSERSKLLLQIAAGLALGLYLKLRVMGAGDVYVPLVRYTLHTGWLYVPFAALVIIATANGVNLADGVDGLAAGSVAIAGFAYFVIGSFWNPQVMVAAPALTGACLGFLVLNYPPARVLMGDTGALGLGAALAMMALLSMGEWALVLIGGVFVIDAMSVILQTGAIRLVRGPVQLLRHRTTEAWRPFLCTPLHHHFQWLGWREPRILALFWSVGLLLVLLGFADYALRVDWPWLVGLGVMAAFLAGAAWQKVARANFFLGLMPSQEGEDLLALFRGIPVRLLGRRLYQPCKVTPIPESAVESVAEENLWRPMGEVEAEIILGKVYCDHKLYDQAIGEWEQVPVRNLMLREDVVLRLARIYYARNRILDAVRLWERLPSARQDNGEGLGSVVARAKARLADLAGKSYRQAMRSGVRAELAQARRLNQDLLELLVYEREKLEAPGAGAQVPQATHERGLFRRMERAVLRRIGDLDQRLETPAPAVRAVPAAALDEQTEAVARRLGISTQELVEAFAACPYGVPRLRWCEAVAGASRNEIYRMEAEWAGPETMIAKRYDPARIQFFSACYRREAEVVRLLHQYAVSVPEFYGGVDNEKRAVGFFEDLGAVTLAGRLRENKREARARLLEEAVRAVARMHAVARRNLPRLREEILRIDKEALSERYYMDAFRIALERLVETAGAELSADERRIVEGQLSEVAATLATQPKTFIHFELTPHHLAVRGDDFVAFDFEQATLGPPEFDLVTLLRSPDSDLQDSEIERLLERYRLCMTESDPDPLPPRAPAAADYAALFKGLFYAGAAANFWRKFDDEAWLTRLRWYLKDWQAVAARYPGLAEVGHMLRSRFGRMPRASGQGNGTGGGAT
- a CDS encoding class I SAM-dependent methyltransferase; the protein is MSDDEVGRCWDENAEVWARHVRAGYDHYRDLYNNPAFFEFVGDLAGRMVLDAGCGEGYNTRLLARQGATMTGADISTKMIELARAEEQREPLGIRYEAASISDLSLFADATFDAVVSTMALMDCADYEGTIREFQRVLRPGGLLAFNVCHPCFTYAIRDWDYDEKGDVVGIRLGAYFQRGSHVERWRFGAAPDSEDADPFTVIYFHRTLAEFFNPFCAAGFSIEAVAEPQPTEEACQADPRLRKHRLVPQTLCVKARKAER